DNA from Salvelinus namaycush isolate Seneca chromosome 14, SaNama_1.0, whole genome shotgun sequence:
agtgtcaccagcaaagcacccccacaccataacacctcctccatgctttacggtgggaaatacacatgcagagatcatccgttcacccacaccgcatctcacaaagacacggcggttggaaccaaaaatctccaattcgcgctccagaccaaaggacacatttccaccggtctaatgtccattgctcttgtttcttggcccaaggaagtctcttcttcttattggtgtcctttagtagtggtttctttgcagcaattcgaccacgaaggcctgattcccgcagtctcatctgaacagttgatgttgagatgcgtctgttacttgaactctgtgaagcatttatttgggctgcaatttctgagactggtaactagGAATGTATCCTCTCCAGCAGAGGTaagtctgggtcttccattcctgtggcagtcctcatgagggccagtttcatcatagggcttgatggcttttgcaactgcacttgaagaaactttcagtttttgaaattttccgtattgactgagtcatgtcttaaagtaatgatggactgtcgtttcgctttgcttatttgagctgttcttgccataatatggtcttggtcttttaccaaatagggctatcttctgtatacccccctaccttgtcacaacacaactgattggctcaaatgcattaagaaggaaagaaattccacaaattaacttttaagaaggcacacctgttaattgaaatgccttccaggtgactacctcatgaagctggttgagagaatgccaagagtgtgcaaagctgttatgaaggcaaaggatggctgtttgaagaatctcaaatataaaatatatttggatttgttaaacactttttatGTTACTAAATGATTCTGagtccatagttttgatgtcttcattattattctacaatgtataaataaagaaaaaactttgaatgagtaggtgttctaaaacttttgaccggtagtgtgtatATAAAGATCCGtctgcagttgaagtcggaagtttacatacacttaaagccaaatatatttaaactcagtttttcacaatatttgacatttaatcctagttaaaattcTCTGTCTAAGGTCAGtaaggatcaccacattattgtaagaatgtgaaatgtcagaataatagaagagagaatgatttatttcagcttttattactttcatcacattcccagtgggtcagaagtttacatacactcaattatttggtagcattgcctttaaattgtttaacttgggccaaacgttttgggtagccttccacaagcttcccacaataagttgggtgaattttgacccattcctcctgacagacctggtataagtaactgagtcaggtttgtaggcctccttgctctcacacgcgttttcagttctgcccacaaattttctataggattgaggtcagggctttgtgatcgccacgccaataccttgactttgttgtccttaagccattttgccacaactttggaagtatgcttggggtcagtgtccatttggaagacccatttgcgaccaagctttaacttcctgactgatgtcttgagatgttgcttcaatatatccacataattttacttcctcatgatgtcatctattttgtgaagtgcaccagtccctcctgcagcaaagcaccaccacaatatggtgctgccacccccgtgcttcaaggttgggatggtgttcttcagctttaaagcctccccctttttcctccaaacataacgatggtcattatggccaaacagttctatttttgtgtcattagaccagaggacatttaaaaaaaaaaaaaaaaatacgatctttgtccccatgtgcagttgcaaaccatagtctggcttttttatggtgattttggagcagtgtatccacaggtacacctccaaatgacaggctaattgacataatttatcagaagcttctaaagccatgacatcatttcctggaattttccaagttgtttaaaggcacagtcaagtatgtaaacttctgacccactgaattgtgatacagtgaaataatctgtctgtaaacatataatggataaattacttgtgtcatgcacaaagtagatgtcctaaccgacttgccaaaactttagtttgttaacaagaaatttgtggagtggttgaaaaactagttttaatgacctaacccaacataagtgtatgtaaacttctgacttcaactgtatctatgtgtgtgtcaGATTCAAATAACGATTGTGGGTcaatagtaaaaaattaaaataaacgtTTTCTAATAAAGGCATTAGATTTGCTAATCTCTTTCTTTTCATTTGCCTCAACTTCTGTAGCCTCCTGCTTTTTGTAGATGAAGCAGATGCATTCCTACGCAAGAGATCCACAGTGAGTCCAGTAACAGAACTAAGCGCATGTTCTGTTTTCAAGAGTCAACATGTCGGCTATTTTGATCACATCAATGACTTTGTTGCAGGAGACAATCAGTGAGGACCTGAGATCCACCCTTAACGCATTCCTTTATCGCACTGGAGAGCAGAGCAACAAGTTGGTACCAACCTAAATAAAAACTGTTAATTTTACACTGGCAAGTTACCATCGTGATTTTTTTCCTATGTATATTATTTGAGTTTTTAGAAAGTGCATGAAAAGGTTGACTTGACTAAAAAGATCATGGTCTCTCTCCCCAGGTTTATGCTAGTGTTGGCCAGTAACCAGCCTGAGCAGTTTGACTGGGCCATCAACGACCGTATTGATGAGATTGTAAACTTTGCCTTGCCtgggctggaggagagggagagactggtGCGCCTGTACTTTGACAGATTTGTACTGGAGCCTGCCACATTAGGGAGACAGTGAGTACACCATTCTCCACTTGTACTACAATGCCACTATATATGTGGCATACTGATTTGGGTAATTTTTTAGATGTATTTTTCGACTAATGATTGCTCTGACGAAACAATACAGTGTGTTGAGTTGAAGGTGTATTTCACTAACATATATCCTCCTGCAGGAGAATGAAGTTGGCCCAGTTTGACTATGGCCAGAAGTGTTCGAACATTGCAATTCGTGCAGAGGGCATGTCGGGCCGTGAGATCTCTAAACTGGGTGTGGCCTGGCAGGTTAGTACATGTGACCTGTCCAGTTAGTTGTCTTTAGATAACGGGACACAGGATAACATTCAATCCCTGTTTTCTCATCAGGCTGCTGCATACTCCTCAGAAGACGGCATCTTGACGGAAGCTATGATCGATGCACGCGTTGACGACGCTCTCCATCAGCATGCGCAAAAAATGGACTGGCTCCACATGGAAGGGGGCGTGGAAAGTGCAGGTAAGCACGGGGTGGTGGTGCCAAAGGAGGCGGCAGCAGCGAGTGTAATAGGATTCACAGCGGTGCAAGAGGCTGTACCACAGGCCCTGGATTCAGTCCCCACCATCCAAGTGGTGCTCCCTGTCATGGAGGCCATCATCTCGAGCACTCAGGCCGCAGCGGAAGCTGAGCCAGTGAAGGTTAAAGAGGCAGCTGCCATTATTGAGGAGGCAGTTACCCTAGTTAACGAGGCAGAGGCTGTTACCCCCATTGTCACTGAGATTGTTGCAGCATTTCCAGCACTCAAGGAGGCAGAAGTGGTGGAGGATCCTGTGGAAACTGCTACTGCTATCCCATTGGTGCAGGAGGTAGAAATAATCAAGGATGTGCCAGAAAAGGCTACAGCATCTCTTGTTCCAGAGACTGTAGCAGTGCCTAAGGTAGAGGTCTATGTGACAGCAGAGGTGTCTGCACCCAAGGAGGCAGAAGCAGAGGTACTTGTAGACACAGCCCCTATCATTAAAGAAGAACCAGCTCCAACTAAAACCACCCAAGAGTTGGATGCTGCAGAAGCAGTCAAGGAGTCAGAAGCCATTGCAGTAGAGTCGGAGGCCACAGCAGTTCCTGTTGCCCAGAAGACAGAGGCCGCGACCACCCCCGTTGTCACGGAGGCCTCTGATTCTGAAACTAAGACCACAGCAACCTCTGTTGCTCAGGAAACTGAGACCCCTGTAGCCCAGAACACAGAGGCCACTACTGCAAAGGTTGACACAGAAACTGCAGCTGAGGTCCCTGCAAATGTTGTGGCCAAGGAATCTGAGGTGACTGAAACTACAGCTGCCAAGGAAGCAGTGGACCCTGAAATCCCTGTCACCCCCGAGGCAGATGCTAGTAAAGTTAAAACACCTCAAGCAAAGGACCAGGAAGGTGACAACTTAACTAAACCAAAAGACCCTCCTAAAAAATTCTAACAAATAGTGCTGCTACTGAAACACTTTGGTAGGGAGCAAGTAGGTTAAATATTTTGAAGCAAaaatatgtactgtactgaataatGGGTGTTTTGTCGTGATTAAATGGCTATTGATTATTCTGTCTCAATGGTGTCTTATTACACTTATCTATTGaactatttgtttttgtttttcaaaaTTGCATGCCTTTATTTTTCAATTAAAGCGCTTTGAAATtgtaatgaaaagcgctataAAAGTTTCATAAATTATACTTGCAGTTTTCAAGTTGGATTTGCAAGTTCTTAAGTATATGGGAAATGTAATGGTTAGAGGGGTGACCGGTTGTCTGGAAGATTGGAAAAGATAAGAAAATGGCAACAGATAAGACTTTAGGCCTGTATACATCTCATTAGCAAATGAACTAGGTTGGTTGAGCACCATGTTACATCAATCCATCTTAACATGTCTGAGAAAATATTGGGGAAGATAGTAGTCCATTCTTTCCCTTACATTATTTTCCATGTGAGGTGCAATGGCTCACAAAGCAACATCCAGGCCTTTTAGTCTTTGCAAGTGCAAAATCAAAAAAGAAAAGGAACAGGTGCCCATAAGGTATAACCACACAgcatggtctcatagactagatgtaacatagtaaatctgggacactcagattagtatgatatgttacatttggtatggttacttaaggcaaaaactaaagtagggtCGGTGTGGGTGTACAATGTGAATGTCTAGCGCATtggaatctcatcacggacaactttagcatttttgcaacttttcaactacttactacttattagctactttgcaactgcTTAGCATAttagctaaccttaacccttttagtttaacctaactcctaaccttaacccctagcctagctaacgttagccacctagccagaATTTGCAACATACTCGTTTTGAAAATGTGTAGCATATTGTAAGTTTTGCAAATGGGTACCACATTGTACATTTTttaacatataatacgaattgtaatttggaacatatcatacaaaatgagtgatggacatccacaaattcatacataccatatgaaacatAACATCATACCAAATGGAGTGTcttggatttacatacagaataatacaaaatgctctgagaccaggttgaaccACAGAGGAAATAAAAGCTACAGATTGAACATCTACTTGCAAAGTTTTTACATTCATCAACATCGAACTGATGATTTTGTAGATCATGATGTCCCTAATATCTGCATATAAAATAATTATAGGATGAGAGGATTGACCACTGACTGATTTCAAATGTAATTCATATACAAACCACAAACATGTGTAACAGTTAAATAGTGTGTAACTACACTGTAATTACTGTACCTGCCTATGTAAGCACAACGTTTAAATATTAAGAATGCTTATGGGAAAGTGGTGCTGATCATTTAGCAAAATGGACAAATGTCACTATCCCTTTAATCTTATTTTTAAAAGTCCCAGACATACCAGAAGTAGCGCCTCTGAGGTTGATTGGtgttcatgaaatcacatttCTATTTCTTGATTAATTAAACCACAATTAGGACTACTGCATGTGGATGGCATATACTAAAATATTCAGTTGCCCTGAACAGTTGATTAAAAAATAACCGCTCACAAGTACAACCTCTAGGAATTCTGTTTTTTTCAATGGTATGGCTACTGATGTTGAGGCAATGACACATTCAAACGTCAGGGGTCACTGTTGTGCTTCAATGGCACTTTTAATAAAACAGACATTTTATCTTCACAACAGCAATgtctggacagagggagagagggactgggTGAGGGTTCCCACTGCTTCTAGGCTGGTTGCTTCTGATAAGTATGAAGGAATTGGATATAGCAAAGTGGGAAGTGCTATTGGACACAATATTGGGAAGACGAGGGAAGCACAACTGTCTCCGTCTTATCTTGGCTGGCAATTCATTTTCTACCTTCTCATAAATAATAACAGTGCAGAGAACCCTAACCACAAACGTATGCTCCCCTCCCCCTCTTATATTTACAGGTAAAATTAATACATTCATTTAATTCACTAAGTAACAAAACGAATTAATCTGTGTTTTTAGCAGACATCACACTGTTCACTTCCAGACGGCTGTCATCCTCCTCTTTCCTACGCTCCGTTTATCCTTCCATACAGTCCATCAGCTCTACTCGTAACACTTGACTCACCACACTCACGAACAAACCTACCCTGTGTTCCCACTTCCCCATATTAGAAGAATTTACAGAAGCAGCAATCTAAACTTCCCATCATAAAATCTTGAAACCCACCCCTATCCATTTACCTCCCTCCCACTTTAGAGAAATACCCTCCCCATcgagatttttttttataaacaatGTGCATCGTACCCTGTTCTAAAAGATCATGCCAAGTTTCAACAATGAACACAGAACATTTTCTATACAGAAAGCACCCTTAAAAATGCTTGTTTTTCCTTCCTACCTCAATGGTGGACATAGACAAGATTTCAGTGACGACTATCTTCTGCTCGAGTTTGGATTGGTGGGTGCTGACTTGTGTCAGTAAGAAAGTCTCGGGCCAGGTGTGTTATGAACAGTCGGAGGGCAGTTTTCCAGTGTCTCTGAGGCAGCAGTTGGCCTTGGGGCAGTTTGAGGGGCTGGAGGGGGGATTCTTGTTTCAGAGGTGGCGTGGGCTGGGGTGGCCGTTGTGGTAGAGCTTCTGCTTGATGTGGACCATGTTGCCAGTGGAGTCCTCCAGCTGTCTGAGCTGGGCGCGTCGACGCAGATCTCGAAGGTTACAGAATGAGGGGAGCCATGACCAGGAAGGGGTGTCTGGGGggcaagaggagagagggaggttgtTAGAGGAGTGAAGAAACTAGAGAAGTGAGATACAAATTCTAATCGTTTATCTCATTGTGGGGTAATAAGAGAATGGGAGTGAATTTGGTTAGGTTTATTAGATGCCAAAATGTCCTTGATGCTCCCATCAACCTAATCCTTGGTAGTACAATAGTCCAATTACAGAAACACATTTGTTGCCCACACATTCATCTGCCAAACATAGAATTTTACCCATACTGTACgtggtacactatatatacaaaagtatgtggacaccctttcaaattagtgtattcggctatttcagccacacctgctgataggtgtataaaatcgagcacaccgccatgcaatctccatagacaaacattggcagtagaatggcctcaatgaagagctcagtgactttcaacgtggcaccgtcatacagtgggatgccacctttccaacaagtcagttcatcaaatttctgccctgctagagctgcatcggtcaactgtaagtactgttattgtgaagtggaaatgcgtAGGAgtaacaatggctcagctgcaaATTGGTAGGCCACAGAAGTTCACAGAACTAAATCGCGTAGCGCGCGAACATTGTCTGTCCTCGGCTGCAATACTCATTACCAagatccaaactgcctctggaaacttcaccatctggcagtccgatggacaaatctgggtttggcggatgccaggagaatgctgggactgtttttcatggttcggactaggcccctcAGTTTCAGTGATAGGAAATGTTAATGCTAATGACGATTCtgcgcttccaactttgtggcaacagtttagggaaggccctttcctgtttcagcatgacaatgcacccgtGTGAAAAGAACTTGagtgacctgcacagagccctgacctcaaccccatcaaacaccttagAGATGAATTGTAATgcagactgcaagccaggcctaatcgcccaacatcagtgcccgaccttactaatgctcttgtggatgaatggaaccaattccccgcagcaatgttccaacatctagtggaaagccttcccagaagagtggaggctgttatggcagcaaaggggggaccaactccatattaatgcccatgattttggaatgagatgttcgacgagcaggtgtccacatactttttctcATGTAGTATATGTACGTTTCAATTTATATATCCTACTATACATTAATAATAGCGACTTGAAAAAATCATTTTGGATTTCTTTCCCCAAGCATATGAGTGTGAGGTAAAATTTGTGGAGGGATTTGTCCCTGTCAGGTGTAGATGGTGAGGCCCGCTGAGATGGGAGAGAAACAGGAGGGAGAGCCCCAGACAGCACTAGCAAATGTCCCTGCAAAAGGTTGGGGGGGGAAGGGGAGTAGctggaagaagggagggaggagggagttaTTTATAACTGTGAATGGGTATGAAATCCACAAGGACTGTTCTGAAGGGTATCCAAAGGAAACGTCAGAACGAGACAGGTCCTTCTCATTTCAATaaaaggatggagagatggagtcaGGAGAAAAATGTAAATGGTAATGTAATGCAGAAAGTGGGGTGAGGGCAGAAATGTTAAGGTCTTTCtacggagggagggaaggaggcgaTGGTTTTGCCAAGTCATAATTTTCCCCTTTTGTTATCATATTTTGTTAGCCTATTTTGCTAAATCAAATATCTTTCCACCGATGTCACTGGTGCCAAAGAATATGAATCAGTTATTCATGAGAAATAGACAATAAGAAAGGAATCATCCCTTTCCAAAAGGATGCTGTATAAAGAAAATGGATAGAAAAGGGGGATTCAATGACTGAATGGAGAGCATATAGAGTATATAGGGTATATAGATGGAATTAGAAAAAGCAAAAGGAATCGATGTGCACCtcaatgtggtgtgtgtgtttgtgtgtctgtatggtGTGCATGTTTCTACCTCGCCCGCCATTCCAGCTGCTCTCTTTCACTCTATTAATAGCTcccgagaagagagagagtgtgtgtgtgtgtgtgtgtgtgtgtgtgtgtgtgtgtgtgtgtgtgtgtgtgtgtgtgtgtgtgtgtgtgtgtgtgagagagagtgtatgtgGGGGTGGGGAAGTGACAgtatctgccccccccccccccccctccttccttccctctccgtCAGCCTTACCTTCACTCCCCATCTCAGGGAGGCTAAACGAGTCTGACCCGCCATCAACGTCACAGCCAAACACCGGTGAAGGGGCATTCCTTCCATGCACAAGGATTCCAGCACAAAGTAAAGCCTAGAGCCACCCTTCTATACCTCGAGGGAATCATTTGAATGTATAATCTGAGTATATTTTTTATGTTGATGTTATGCACAGAATATCAAATGGGTTGATTCTGTGCTGCAAAGCTAAAGCAGTTGTTTCTTGCCTAATACTACTAGAATCACAATCTAAGACTGGAAATATATGTATGCTTCAAACTACCAAATTCTCTTTTATCATCAAGAAAAATATGACATGCATCAAAAAAATATTGCATTACTACTTTTAATTTAATATTTTCAggaaataaaataatgtaatacTGTTTTTTAGTGCCCCATCTTTGTGTACTGGTTTCATATTAATCAAAGGTAATTAATTGGCCATCTCTTTCATTTACACTCACTAGACATTTTACCCCTCTATTTTCTGACCGTAACAGCAGTCATCCAGGTCACATCACCTACATTAGCATTGTCTTATATCTAATGGATCCATGCCAGCTACAAAATATAGGCCTGTTCTGACATTGAGAGCTGCACAAGATAAAGCTTAGCTGACATAATTGGAATATTCCAACACTTATATAAGAACACTGGATAAATGATTGAATCAGGAGTAGGAGTATGGACAAGAAGTCCTCTAATATGTTCACATTGGCATAGCCTCGCCCCCAGTGAGGTCTGGCTTGCTAATCTAACATTGGCAAGACTTGAGACATTGTGTATCTTTGTGGTGTATAGACAAGTGCCCTCTGTATTACGGGTAGGGAATCTTTGTCTCAGTCAATCAGTATGTACTAAACACATGACATCTGAGGGCAGCAATATTTCCACAGCAATATTCATATTAGTTTCACTATGCCTGTACTTTACACACATAATTATTCCCCCTCAATGGAAACAAAGTAAGCTTTTTCCAATTTCCTTCACCCATTAATTACCTGCATAACGTCTTAATTCCAAtccatgaccacaacacactgcatacagtactgtacattaaaTATCCTGTGAGACAATTAATTTAGCCTGGAACACACGTTTCCCTTTTTCCcctattaaattatttatttgaaaAAACAACTGAGCCCTTATGTCCTCAAGTTCTGTAAAGTTTCCCATAACCATCACTTATAGCCAGGTGGGTTGGGCTATCCACCCACCCAAGGAAGCCTGGTTTCAATGAATGGTACGGTGGTATGTCAATTCTGGCCATTTGCACACCCATGTCTCATCCCCAAGAAAATATGTAGGAGTAACACTGATCAACCTCAT
Protein-coding regions in this window:
- the LOC120058902 gene encoding ATPase family AAA domain-containing protein 3-like, translating into MSWLFGWGRGSSKPPTDKAETPGGEGGFSDKSFGEKPKDKWSNFDPTGLERAAKSARELDRSRHAKEALDLARMQEQSVQLEHQSKVKEYEAALEQLKGEQIRLQAEERRKTLTEETKQNQARAQYQDKLARQRYDDQVRQQQALNEENLRKQEESVTKQEAMRKATIEHEMALWHKNELLRVEAESAARAKVERENADLIREQIRLKAAEHRQTVLESIRTAGAVFGEGFHAFLSDWDKLTATVAGFTLLAVGVYSARNATGVIGRYIEARLGKPSLVRETSRITVGEAIKHPVKTTKRLRSRPQDALEGVVLSPSLEERVRDIAIATRNTRQNKGLYRNILMYGPPGTGKTLFAKKLALHSGMDYAIMTGGDVAPMGRDGVTAMHKVFDWASTSRRGLLLFVDEADAFLRKRSTETISEDLRSTLNAFLYRTGEQSNKFMLVLASNQPEQFDWAINDRIDEIVNFALPGLEERERLVRLYFDRFVLEPATLGRQRMKLAQFDYGQKCSNIAIRAEGMSGREISKLGVAWQAAAYSSEDGILTEAMIDARVDDALHQHAQKMDWLHMEGGVESAGKHGVVVPKEAAAASVIGFTAVQEAVPQALDSVPTIQVVLPVMEAIISSTQAAAEAEPVKVKEAAAIIEEAVTLVNEAEAVTPIVTEIVAAFPALKEAEVVEDPVETATAIPLVQEVEIIKDVPEKATASLVPETVAVPKVEVYVTAEVSAPKEAEAEVLVDTAPIIKEEPAPTKTTQELDAAEAVKESEAIAVESEATAVPVAQKTEAATTPVVTEASDSETKTTATSVAQETETPVAQNTEATTAKVDTETAAEVPANVVAKESEVTETTAAKEAVDPEIPVTPEADASKVKTPQAKDQEGDNLTKPKDPPKKF